A genomic stretch from Campylobacter lari subsp. concheus includes:
- the kpsM gene encoding capsule polysaccharide transporter KpsM: protein MFNVIHALFFRELKTRFGINKYLGYFWVIGEPMMVVLVITSLVAAIREFHHQIMPEGVSIFLFLAVGIIPFFMFRSIINQLLNGIGANLALYAYKPVRPIHVFIARTMLEFCIYFTIFICVMFLAGWFLHMQVIPKHFLEVMFSLFLLVVFGFAMGMCFAIAGHFAEPLKMALGYLNAILYWTSLVVFPVWVVPKPILDILYYNPFLHIMELLKYNFFQNYPLLDDYNYYYPIVCLSVILFLGLFFYYFTREKLIAVR, encoded by the coding sequence ATGTTTAATGTCATACATGCTCTTTTTTTTAGAGAGTTAAAGACAAGATTTGGTATTAATAAATATTTGGGCTATTTCTGGGTAATCGGTGAGCCTATGATGGTAGTTTTGGTAATTACTTCTCTCGTGGCAGCTATTAGAGAATTTCATCATCAAATTATGCCTGAGGGCGTTTCTATCTTTTTATTTTTAGCAGTAGGAATTATACCATTTTTTATGTTTAGAAGTATTATTAATCAGCTTTTAAATGGTATAGGTGCAAATTTGGCGCTATATGCTTACAAGCCAGTAAGACCTATACATGTATTTATTGCTAGAACTATGCTTGAGTTTTGCATTTATTTTACTATTTTTATTTGTGTAATGTTTTTAGCGGGTTGGTTTTTACATATGCAAGTTATACCTAAGCATTTTTTAGAAGTGATGTTTTCACTTTTTTTGCTTGTAGTGTTTGGTTTTGCTATGGGGATGTGTTTTGCTATAGCGGGACATTTTGCGGAACCTTTAAAAATGGCATTGGGTTATTTAAATGCTATTTTATATTGGACTTCCTTGGTGGTATTTCCTGTGTGGGTAGTTCCAAAACCTATTTTAGATATTTTATATTATAATCCATTTTTGCATATTATGGAACTTTTAAAATATAATTTTTTTCAAAATTATCCATTACTTGATGATTATAATTATTACTATCCTATTGTATGTTTGAGTGTGATTTTATTTCTAGGTTTGTTTTTTTACTATTTTACTAGAGAAAAGTTGATAGCAGTACGATGA
- a CDS encoding ABC transporter ATP-binding protein codes for MIKLVNLTKSFPLRNGGRHYVFKNLSFEFPENCSIGLMGRNGAGKSTLMKLLSGSLLPDRGRIITNKKLSWPLGLAGAFQHRLSARDNARFVARVYGYKGKALEEKIKFVEDFAELGKFFDEPMNTYSAGMSARISFGLSMAFDFDYYLIDEAGAVGDPKFKKKSSKVYKEKLSQSKVIMVSHNVAEIKQWCDKIIFMQDGQATIYDDVDEGIAVYQGKINAK; via the coding sequence ATGATAAAATTAGTTAATTTAACCAAATCTTTTCCTTTGCGCAATGGTGGAAGGCATTATGTCTTTAAGAATTTAAGTTTTGAATTTCCTGAAAATTGCAGTATAGGTTTAATGGGACGCAATGGTGCTGGAAAATCAACCTTAATGAAGCTTTTAAGTGGTTCCTTGCTTCCTGATAGAGGTAGGATTATAACTAATAAAAAACTGTCTTGGCCTTTAGGCTTAGCAGGTGCGTTTCAACACAGACTTTCAGCAAGAGATAATGCACGCTTTGTGGCTAGAGTATATGGCTATAAAGGAAAGGCTTTGGAAGAAAAGATTAAATTTGTTGAAGATTTTGCTGAGCTTGGTAAATTTTTTGATGAGCCTATGAATACTTACTCAGCAGGTATGAGTGCTAGGATATCTTTTGGCTTAAGTATGGCGTTTGATTTTGATTATTATTTAATCGATGAAGCAGGTGCTGTAGGAGATCCTAAATTCAAAAAGAAAAGCTCTAAAGTCTATAAAGAAAAACTAAGCCAGTCAAAAGTTATCATGGTTTCACATAATGTAGCTGAAATTAAACAATGGTGTGATAAAATTATATTCATGCAAGATGGACAAGCTACTATATATGATGATGTAGATGAGGGTATAGCGGTGTATCAAGGAAAAATAAATGCAAAATGA
- a CDS encoding capsule biosynthesis protein, producing MQNDLLKKFKNLKILNSFKIVLILTAFVIIYYIFIAANRYVSESVLSVKSTTGDSGAITGIAAFLTNNSFSSDDINYLKSYIHSLDMLNILEEKIQIRELYEKQKLDFFYSISSSANQEDFLKYYQNRVKVTQENSANGLLRVEVEGFDPQSAHLIASTIVKESEKFINEISHKAARDQMQFAEEELLQFKKRYQKAKDELLAFQNKYGVFDPLKQAEGTLKLIAELESKIAAKEAELLMMQSYINDNAPQIVTIKSEITALKKQLQKEKSKVSSPKSSQKLNDLAAKFQDLTIETGFAESAYTAALKAYESARIEALRKIKQVVIVQSPSLPQSAKYPEALYNILTAFMILSLVYGIVKFIKMIIEEHRY from the coding sequence ATGCAAAATGACTTATTAAAAAAGTTTAAAAATTTAAAGATACTTAATTCTTTTAAAATAGTATTGATTTTAACAGCATTTGTTATAATTTATTATATTTTTATAGCAGCAAATCGTTATGTAAGTGAAAGTGTTTTGAGCGTGAAATCAACCACAGGAGATAGTGGTGCTATTACTGGAATTGCTGCATTTTTAACTAATAATTCTTTTTCAAGTGATGATATAAATTATTTAAAATCTTATATTCATTCATTGGATATGTTAAATATCTTAGAAGAAAAAATTCAAATTCGTGAGTTATATGAAAAACAAAAACTTGATTTTTTTTATAGTATTTCTTCATCTGCTAATCAAGAGGATTTTTTAAAGTATTATCAAAACCGTGTTAAGGTTACTCAGGAAAACTCAGCCAATGGTCTTTTACGTGTAGAAGTTGAAGGTTTTGACCCGCAAAGCGCGCATTTAATAGCTTCAACTATAGTTAAAGAAAGTGAAAAATTTATCAATGAAATTTCACACAAAGCTGCAAGAGATCAAATGCAATTTGCCGAAGAAGAGCTTTTGCAGTTTAAAAAAAGATATCAAAAGGCCAAAGATGAGCTTTTAGCTTTTCAAAATAAATATGGGGTATTTGATCCACTTAAACAGGCAGAAGGCACCCTAAAACTCATAGCTGAACTTGAATCGAAAATAGCAGCCAAAGAAGCTGAACTTTTGATGATGCAAAGTTATATTAATGATAATGCACCGCAAATTGTCACTATAAAAAGTGAAATCACAGCTTTAAAAAAACAACTTCAAAAAGAAAAATCCAAAGTTTCATCCCCAAAATCCTCTCAAAAACTTAATGATCTTGCAGCTAAATTTCAAGATCTAACCATAGAGACAGGTTTTGCAGAAAGTGCTTACACAGCTGCTTTAAAAGCTTATGAGAGTGCTAGAATAGAGGCCTTAAGAAAGATAAAGCAGGTAGTTATAGTGCAAAGTCCAAGTTTACCTCAAAGTGCTAAATATCCAGAAGCTTTATATAATATACTCACAGCTTTTATGATTTTATCTTTGGTTTATGGAATTGTTAAATTTATTAAAATGATTATAGAGGAGCATAGATACTAA
- a CDS encoding polysaccharide biosynthesis/export family protein, translating to MKKIFLFLLLPLFLFSAVDVSQIAKTQADGIKQIQDKELLQSDLNKTAIINTKVFGAHLFSGNFTKFTQHVYNPDYKLTVGDRINIKIWGAVEFIQTLTVDSQGNIFIPKVGAINLLGVKNSALVQVITKAINKIYKSNVYVYADMDIYQNVSVFVTGNVNQPGLYQGLSSDSIIQYLDKASGINLEYGSFRDIQILRDNKVIKKVDLYDFLLKGQLDLFPFRMGDVILVGSVQKYVFVEGDVQKPFRFELSNDILNLEDIARVAGAKPIVTNAVVKSYRDDHKLHVDAYSKKQFLGVKLYNGDEIEFRPDYTAQNISISIEGEHNGLHSVVIKKGTTLAELAKMITINDQSNINALQVFRKSVAATQKQLIEAQLKELETLALTSSSVNAEQASIRATQAKTILEFIARAKQAQPKGQIVIDSVKAYNSIVLEEGDVVNVPSKNNLVLVQGEVSIPGAFVYMDKEKLRYYINLAGGFSDRADISRVLVINANGKATKYSGRSSADIKAGDSILVLPKVDSQNLQIFSMLTQILYQIAIATNVVLNI from the coding sequence ATGAAAAAGATATTTTTATTTTTACTTTTACCTTTGTTTTTATTTTCAGCGGTAGATGTTTCTCAAATTGCAAAAACACAAGCAGATGGTATAAAGCAAATCCAAGACAAAGAATTGCTACAAAGTGATTTAAATAAAACAGCAATCATAAATACTAAAGTATTTGGTGCGCATTTATTTAGTGGTAATTTTACTAAATTTACTCAACATGTTTATAATCCTGATTATAAATTAACAGTGGGCGATAGGATTAATATAAAAATTTGGGGTGCAGTAGAATTTATACAAACTTTAACAGTAGACTCTCAAGGAAATATTTTTATACCTAAAGTAGGTGCTATTAATCTTTTAGGTGTGAAAAATAGTGCTTTAGTGCAAGTTATCACAAAAGCTATTAATAAAATCTATAAAAGCAATGTCTATGTATATGCGGATATGGATATTTATCAAAATGTATCAGTTTTTGTTACAGGAAATGTAAATCAACCCGGTCTTTATCAAGGATTAAGTTCAGATTCTATCATACAGTATTTAGATAAAGCAAGTGGAATTAATTTAGAATATGGTAGTTTTAGAGATATTCAAATTTTAAGAGATAATAAAGTCATTAAAAAAGTAGATTTATATGACTTTTTACTTAAAGGCCAACTTGATCTTTTTCCTTTTAGAATGGGTGATGTGATTTTAGTGGGTAGTGTGCAAAAGTATGTTTTTGTAGAAGGAGATGTGCAAAAGCCTTTTAGATTTGAGCTCAGTAATGATATTTTAAATTTAGAAGATATAGCAAGGGTTGCAGGAGCTAAGCCTATAGTTACTAATGCTGTGGTAAAAAGTTACAGAGATGATCATAAATTGCACGTAGATGCTTACAGCAAAAAGCAGTTTTTAGGTGTGAAATTATATAATGGTGATGAGATAGAGTTTAGACCTGATTATACTGCGCAAAATATTAGCATTAGCATAGAAGGTGAGCATAATGGTTTGCACTCGGTGGTGATAAAAAAAGGCACAACTTTAGCTGAACTTGCTAAAATGATTACAATTAATGATCAATCAAACATTAATGCCTTACAGGTTTTTAGAAAAAGTGTAGCAGCTACTCAAAAACAGCTTATTGAGGCTCAACTTAAGGAGCTTGAAACGCTAGCTCTAACAAGCTCTTCAGTAAATGCTGAGCAAGCTAGCATTAGAGCTACTCAAGCTAAGACGATTTTAGAATTTATTGCGCGTGCAAAGCAAGCTCAGCCAAAAGGACAAATCGTTATAGATAGTGTCAAAGCGTATAATTCTATAGTATTAGAAGAAGGTGATGTGGTAAATGTACCTAGTAAAAATAATCTTGTTTTGGTTCAAGGTGAAGTTTCTATACCAGGTGCATTTGTGTATATGGATAAAGAAAAACTAAGATATTATATCAACTTAGCAGGTGGTTTTAGCGATAGGGCTGATATATCAAGAGTTTTAGTAATCAATGCTAATGGTAAAGCAACTAAATACAGTGGTAGAAGTTCAGCAGATATCAAAGCAGGAGATTCTATTTTAGTTTTACCAAAAGTAGATAGTCAGAATTTACAAATTTTTAGTATGTTAACACAAATTTTATATCAAATAGCTATTGCAACTAATGTAGTGTTAAATATATAG
- a CDS encoding KpsF/GutQ family sugar-phosphate isomerase, with protein sequence MSQIDAIKIAKEVFEIESKTILDLCDNLDEGFNKAIELILSIKGRCVVSGMGKSGHIGAKIAATLASTGTPSFFMHPGEALHGDLGMLTSEDVLLAISNSGETEEVLKLIPVIKKRKIPLIVMAGNQNSTLAKQADIFINIAVKKEACPLQLAPTSSTTATLAMGDAIAVALMRARKFRPDDFALFHPGGSLGRKLLTRVGDLMVSNNLPIVSPESEFNELVDVMTSGKLGLCIVLENEKLVGIITDGDLRRALRANDKPRFDFKAKEIMSEKPKTIEASAMASEAEELMLKHKIKEIVVTQDEKIVGIIQLYAIGNV encoded by the coding sequence ATGAGCCAGATAGATGCGATTAAAATAGCCAAAGAAGTTTTTGAGATAGAATCAAAAACGATTTTAGATTTATGTGATAATTTAGATGAAGGTTTTAATAAAGCCATTGAGCTGATTTTGTCTATCAAAGGCAGATGTGTAGTAAGCGGAATGGGTAAGTCAGGCCATATAGGAGCTAAGATAGCTGCAACTTTGGCTAGCACAGGTACCCCGAGCTTTTTTATGCATCCAGGCGAAGCATTGCATGGAGATCTTGGTATGCTCACAAGCGAGGATGTGCTTTTGGCTATTTCAAATTCAGGAGAAACTGAAGAGGTTTTAAAACTCATACCAGTGATTAAAAAAAGAAAAATTCCTTTAATTGTTATGGCAGGAAATCAAAATTCTACTTTAGCTAAACAAGCAGATATTTTTATAAACATAGCAGTAAAAAAAGAAGCTTGCCCGCTTCAGCTTGCTCCTACTTCTTCTACCACGGCGACTTTAGCCATGGGTGATGCTATAGCAGTAGCTTTGATGAGGGCAAGGAAATTTAGACCTGATGATTTTGCTTTATTTCATCCAGGAGGAAGCTTAGGTAGAAAGCTTCTAACTAGAGTAGGTGATTTGATGGTGTCAAATAATCTACCTATAGTAAGCCCTGAGAGTGAATTTAATGAGCTAGTCGATGTGATGACTAGTGGTAAATTAGGACTTTGTATAGTACTTGAGAATGAAAAACTAGTTGGGATCATCACAGATGGTGATTTAAGAAGGGCTTTAAGAGCAAATGATAAGCCAAGGTTTGACTTTAAAGCCAAGGAAATTATGAGTGAAAAACCTAAAACTATAGAAGCAAGTGCTATGGCAAGTGAAGCAGAAGAGCTTATGCTAAAACATAAAATCAAAGAAATAGTTGTCACTCAAGATGAAAAAATAGTAGGTATTATACAACTTTATGCGATAGGAAATGTGTGA
- the wecB gene encoding non-hydrolyzing UDP-N-acetylglucosamine 2-epimerase produces the protein MRKVLVVFGTRPEAIKMAPLVKIMENRSDIDFKICVTAQHRQMLDQILDVFDIKPDYDLNIMSENQDLYDITFKILCGMKNVLNNFKPDVVLVHGDTTTASATALAAFYQKIKVAHIEAGLRTYNLYNPWPEEANRQIVGVLSGIHFTPTTKSAENLIKEGKNEKNIFVTGNTVVDALFYMVEKIKNDIVFKAKILSSIENEYKISDSRKFILVTGHRRENFGEGFSQICEALKTIAINNSNIDIVYPVHLNPNVQKPVKTLLSNISNVYLINPLRYEEFVYLMSNCYFIITDSGGVQEEAPSLGKPVLVIRETTERPEAVEAETVKLVGTCKSSIVKVAQKLIDDEDEYNKMSKASNPYGDGKACEKIIEILMKKGDCCD, from the coding sequence ATGAGAAAGGTTCTAGTTGTTTTTGGAACAAGACCAGAGGCTATAAAAATGGCTCCATTGGTCAAAATAATGGAAAATAGAAGTGATATAGATTTTAAAATTTGTGTGACTGCGCAACACAGGCAAATGCTAGATCAAATTTTAGATGTTTTTGATATTAAGCCAGATTATGATTTAAATATCATGAGTGAAAATCAAGATTTATATGATATTACATTTAAAATTCTTTGTGGTATGAAAAATGTATTGAATAATTTCAAACCAGACGTTGTTTTAGTACATGGAGATACAACAACAGCAAGCGCTACAGCATTGGCAGCTTTTTATCAAAAAATAAAAGTAGCACACATTGAAGCAGGGTTAAGGACTTATAATCTTTACAATCCTTGGCCAGAAGAGGCAAACAGACAAATTGTCGGTGTTTTATCAGGTATTCATTTTACTCCAACAACTAAGAGTGCTGAAAATCTTATAAAAGAAGGAAAGAATGAAAAGAATATTTTTGTTACTGGTAATACAGTTGTTGATGCATTATTTTATATGGTAGAAAAAATAAAAAATGATATAGTATTTAAGGCAAAAATTTTATCTTCTATCGAAAATGAATATAAAATAAGTGATAGTAGAAAATTTATTCTAGTTACAGGACATCGTAGAGAAAATTTTGGCGAAGGTTTTTCGCAAATTTGTGAAGCATTAAAAACTATAGCAATTAATAATTCAAATATTGACATAGTTTACCCTGTTCATTTGAATCCTAATGTGCAAAAACCTGTAAAAACACTTCTATCAAATATTTCTAATGTTTACTTAATAAATCCTCTTAGGTATGAGGAGTTTGTATATCTTATGTCAAATTGTTATTTTATCATTACAGATTCTGGTGGTGTACAGGAAGAAGCTCCTAGTCTTGGAAAACCTGTATTGGTAATACGTGAAACAACGGAAAGACCAGAAGCAGTAGAAGCTGAAACAGTGAAGTTAGTGGGTACTTGTAAAAGTAGTATTGTTAAAGTAGCTCAAAAATTGATTGATGATGAAGATGAATATAATAAAATGAGTAAAGCAAGTAATCCTTATGGAGATGGTAAAGCATGTGAGAAAATTATAGAGATATTAATGAAAAAAGGAGATTGTTGTGATTAA
- the wecC gene encoding UDP-N-acetyl-D-mannosamine dehydrogenase: MNNFNKVCIIGLGYIGLPTAAVFASRKVKVLGVDINQQAVDTINQGKIHIVEPELDILVHAVVKDGYLKAATLPDEADAFIIAVPTPFKGEDHEPNLDYIKAASKSIAKVLKKGNLVVLESTSPVGATEQMAKWLADERPDLTFPHQIGEESDIKIAHCPERVLPGQVIRELVENDRIIGGMTQQCTEQATKLYKIFVQGECIKTNARTAEMVKLTENSFRDVNIAFANELSILCDKLDINVWELIKLANRHPRVNILQPGCGVGGHCIAVDPWFIVHQNPNEAKMIKTAREVNDNKPNFVIQKIKERVKSISQPKIACLGLAFKPDIDDLRESPALDIVIKLANERDNQILAVEPNIKQLPLKLQDKVNIELVSLAQALDKADIVVILVKHREFVQVQNNISYRKNILNFCGNL; the protein is encoded by the coding sequence ATTAATAATTTTAATAAAGTGTGCATAATAGGCCTTGGATATATAGGTCTTCCTACAGCGGCTGTTTTTGCTAGTAGAAAAGTTAAAGTTTTGGGTGTAGACATAAATCAGCAAGCAGTAGATACTATAAATCAAGGTAAAATACATATTGTAGAACCTGAATTAGATATTTTGGTACATGCTGTTGTGAAAGATGGTTATCTTAAAGCAGCAACATTGCCAGATGAAGCAGATGCTTTTATCATCGCGGTACCAACTCCTTTTAAAGGGGAAGATCATGAGCCCAATTTGGATTACATTAAAGCAGCATCAAAATCAATAGCAAAAGTTTTAAAAAAAGGAAATTTAGTGGTTTTAGAGTCAACATCCCCAGTTGGAGCAACAGAACAAATGGCCAAATGGCTTGCAGATGAAAGACCTGATTTGACTTTTCCTCATCAGATTGGTGAGGAATCCGATATTAAAATAGCTCATTGCCCAGAAAGGGTTTTGCCTGGACAAGTTATAAGAGAACTTGTTGAAAATGATAGAATTATAGGAGGTATGACACAGCAATGCACAGAACAAGCAACAAAACTATATAAAATTTTTGTTCAAGGTGAATGCATTAAAACAAATGCTAGAACAGCAGAAATGGTAAAACTTACAGAAAATTCTTTTAGAGATGTAAATATAGCTTTTGCTAATGAATTATCTATTTTGTGTGATAAATTAGATATAAATGTATGGGAGCTTATAAAACTTGCTAACCGTCATCCTAGAGTAAATATCTTACAACCTGGTTGTGGAGTTGGTGGACATTGTATCGCGGTAGATCCGTGGTTTATAGTGCATCAAAATCCAAATGAAGCTAAAATGATAAAAACAGCTAGAGAGGTTAACGATAATAAACCAAATTTTGTTATACAAAAAATTAAAGAAAGAGTAAAAAGCATATCACAACCTAAAATTGCTTGTTTGGGTTTAGCGTTTAAACCAGATATTGATGATTTAAGAGAGTCTCCAGCTTTGGATATAGTTATTAAACTTGCAAATGAACGTGATAATCAAATATTAGCTGTAGAGCCAAACATAAAACAACTTCCATTAAAACTACAAGATAAAGTGAACATAGAATTGGTTTCTTTGGCACAAGCATTGGATAAAGCAGATATTGTTGTGATATTGGTTAAACATAGAGAGTTTGTACAAGTCCAAAATAACATTTCTTATAGGAAAAATATTTTAAATTTTTGTGGTAATTTATGA
- a CDS encoding class I SAM-dependent methyltransferase has translation MKDNLIDFWNQRHEKLGLYSGGDKGISDYENFEFYIHRLSMILKLISKYYIGKKLLEVLDAGCGKGFFSNGIFSSGYIVNGIDSSASAISFCKENYPEIFFKQDNLDKFILDKAFDVIICIDVMFHIVEDSLWENSVKNLAYHAKNNSIIIISDYIDATDSEKAIGEKIKYIKYRNKKKYSEILEPFGFFLKNTVPYDILSNKNSFMVFQRKG, from the coding sequence ATGAAAGATAATCTTATTGATTTTTGGAATCAAAGACATGAAAAATTGGGTCTGTATTCGGGAGGAGATAAAGGAATAAGTGACTATGAAAATTTTGAATTTTATATTCATAGACTATCAATGATTTTAAAATTGATTAGTAAATATTATATCGGAAAAAAATTATTAGAAGTTTTAGATGCAGGGTGTGGAAAAGGTTTTTTTTCTAATGGGATTTTTTCTTCAGGATATATTGTAAATGGAATAGATAGTAGTGCTAGTGCAATTAGTTTTTGTAAAGAAAATTATCCAGAAATTTTTTTTAAGCAAGATAATCTTGATAAATTTATTCTAGATAAGGCTTTTGATGTGATTATATGTATAGATGTGATGTTTCATATAGTAGAAGATAGTTTATGGGAAAATTCTGTAAAAAATTTAGCATATCATGCTAAAAATAATTCTATAATTATTATTTCTGATTATATAGATGCAACTGATAGCGAAAAAGCAATTGGTGAAAAAATCAAATATATTAAATACCGTAATAAAAAAAAATATAGTGAGATATTGGAACCGTTTGGATTTTTTTTGAAAAATACAGTTCCTTATGACATTTTATCAAATAAAAATAGTTTTATGGTTTTTCAAAGAAAAGGTTGA